Proteins from one Deltaproteobacteria bacterium genomic window:
- a CDS encoding radical SAM protein: protein MANLGFQSVYMLANDVDDCVCERAFLPDKDALLEHERTATTLLSYESQKQLADFDVIAFAIPFEEDYANFIRILRLAGINPRAAERQGQGPLIAAGGVAVSLNPEPIADFVDFFLIGEAEGVLGPVLRMLKHGIELGRGREETLDALDSFDWVYVPSFYDFTYDGAAVAGISPRPGAKPVVKAAKAVDVNGLPVPRSFVYAPDTEFKETYCLEVERGCGKGCRFCAAGFLYLPPRMRESGAVAKAMDEGIERAGKVGLVGAAVSEYPEIKELLKKGIGKETTVTLSSLRLDELDEEFLALLREAGYRTMTLAPEAGTERMRDIINKGITDADIMEAVRLISEAGFRRVRLYFMLGLPGETDEDVQGIIDLSINIRKALKGGEVNLSVNPFVPKPCTPFQWHPFAPLEVIEGRQRTLNKALGKAGITVRDMPAKEAFVQAYLSRADRRAGEIIEAASQKGWKRAIKGKEGFIMESVYHARSRDEVLPWDIIDHGVNKDYFWKEYQKGLAGKTTPPCIVGKCTRCGVC, encoded by the coding sequence ATGGCTAACCTGGGCTTCCAGTCGGTCTACATGCTAGCTAACGATGTAGACGACTGCGTATGCGAGAGGGCCTTCCTGCCCGATAAAGACGCCCTCCTCGAACATGAGAGGACCGCTACAACGCTACTCTCCTACGAGTCGCAGAAACAGTTAGCGGATTTCGACGTAATAGCCTTCGCAATCCCCTTTGAAGAGGATTACGCCAATTTCATAAGAATATTGAGGCTCGCCGGCATAAACCCCAGGGCCGCTGAAAGGCAGGGGCAGGGGCCGCTTATAGCCGCGGGCGGTGTGGCGGTTTCGCTAAACCCTGAGCCGATTGCCGACTTCGTGGATTTCTTTCTGATAGGCGAGGCCGAGGGCGTGTTAGGGCCGGTCCTTCGTATGCTCAAGCACGGAATTGAGTTGGGCCGGGGCAGGGAAGAAACGCTCGATGCACTCGACTCGTTCGACTGGGTCTACGTGCCCTCCTTTTATGATTTCACCTATGACGGGGCGGCCGTAGCAGGGATAAGCCCCAGGCCGGGCGCAAAGCCCGTTGTAAAGGCGGCCAAGGCGGTTGATGTTAACGGGCTCCCTGTCCCGCGTAGCTTCGTCTATGCGCCCGATACCGAGTTCAAGGAGACATATTGCCTGGAGGTCGAGCGCGGCTGCGGCAAGGGGTGCAGGTTCTGCGCCGCAGGGTTCCTGTACCTCCCGCCCCGGATGCGCGAAAGCGGGGCCGTGGCAAAGGCTATGGACGAAGGCATTGAAAGGGCCGGGAAGGTGGGGCTTGTCGGCGCGGCGGTTTCCGAGTACCCGGAGATAAAGGAACTCCTTAAAAAGGGCATTGGGAAGGAAACGACCGTCACACTTTCATCGCTCAGGCTGGATGAGCTTGACGAAGAGTTCCTTGCGCTACTCAGGGAAGCCGGCTACAGGACCATGACACTTGCGCCCGAGGCCGGGACCGAGCGGATGAGGGACATAATAAATAAAGGCATCACGGACGCGGACATAATGGAGGCGGTCCGTCTCATAAGCGAGGCCGGGTTCAGGAGGGTAAGGCTCTATTTCATGCTCGGCCTCCCCGGAGAGACAGACGAGGACGTCCAGGGCATAATCGACCTTTCGATTAATATAAGAAAGGCGCTTAAGGGCGGGGAGGTCAACCTTAGCGTCAATCCTTTTGTCCCGAAGCCGTGCACCCCTTTCCAGTGGCACCCGTTCGCCCCCCTTGAGGTCATCGAGGGGAGACAGCGGACTTTGAATAAGGCCCTGGGGAAGGCTGGGATAACCGTGAGGGACATGCCGGCAAAAGAGGCATTCGTGCAGGCCTATCTTTCAAGGGCGGACAGGAGGGCCGGAGAAATAATCGAGGCGGCTTCTCAAAAGGGCTGGAAGAGGGCGATAAAAGGGAAAGAGGGGTTTATCATGGAGTCGGTATACCATGCAAGAAGCAGGGACGAAGTATTACCCTGGGACATAATAGACCACGGGGTCAATAAGGACTATTTCTGGAAGGAGTATCAGAAGGGGCTTGCCGGAAAGACGACTCCGCCGTGTATCGTGGGAAAGTGCACGCGGTGCGGGGTGTGTTGA
- the murG gene encoding undecaprenyldiphospho-muramoylpentapeptide beta-N-acetylglucosaminyltransferase: MERREGREKKGLRLVFAGGGTGGHLFPAIALAEEFRRRDPGIDITFMGGRGGLEEKVVPKYGYPLKVFNVEGLKRRKGFGRIRAVVKAARSTMEALRHFRSMRPDGVIGSGSYSSAPVVTAARLLGIRTAILEQNALPGLTNRVLGRFVDRVYISFEESRRYFPGGRTILSGNPVRRDIVRKLEDRRVADKFSILVFGGSQGATAINAAFLDAIEFLADIWSGLRIAHQTGKEGYDAVVAAYRRKNLKAEVSVFIEDMGAAYSSADLVVCRAGATSLAEITASGLAAILIPYPFASDDHQAVNAGCLEKAGAAVMIRQDKLTGATLAEAIKRLYYDRQALRLMRERSKAMGRPRAAQEIAENFLRLLPQGAA; encoded by the coding sequence ATGGAGCGCCGGGAAGGAAGGGAAAAAAAGGGATTAAGGCTTGTCTTCGCGGGCGGCGGGACCGGCGGCCACCTTTTTCCAGCCATCGCACTCGCCGAGGAGTTCAGGCGCAGGGACCCCGGCATAGACATAACCTTTATGGGCGGCAGGGGCGGGCTGGAGGAGAAGGTCGTCCCGAAATACGGCTACCCGCTAAAGGTCTTCAACGTCGAGGGCTTGAAGAGGAGGAAGGGGTTCGGGCGGATAAGGGCGGTCGTAAAGGCCGCGAGGTCCACGATGGAGGCGCTCCGGCACTTCCGCTCAATGAGGCCGGACGGGGTGATAGGGAGCGGGAGCTATTCGTCGGCGCCGGTCGTGACCGCGGCGAGGCTCTTGGGGATAAGGACGGCCATATTGGAGCAGAACGCGCTCCCTGGGCTCACGAACAGGGTCCTCGGCAGGTTCGTTGACAGGGTCTACATCTCATTCGAGGAATCGAGGAGGTACTTCCCGGGCGGGCGCACGATATTGAGCGGCAACCCGGTGCGAAGGGATATCGTAAGGAAGCTCGAGGACAGGAGGGTAGCGGACAAGTTCTCGATACTCGTTTTCGGCGGGAGCCAGGGCGCTACGGCCATCAACGCAGCCTTCCTGGACGCCATAGAGTTCCTGGCCGACATATGGAGCGGCCTCAGGATAGCGCACCAGACCGGGAAGGAAGGCTACGATGCGGTAGTCGCCGCTTACAGGAGAAAGAACCTCAAGGCCGAGGTCTCGGTATTCATAGAGGACATGGGGGCCGCCTACAGCTCCGCTGACCTCGTGGTATGCAGGGCCGGCGCGACGTCGCTTGCGGAGATAACTGCATCGGGGCTCGCGGCCATACTGATACCATATCCCTTCGCGTCGGACGACCATCAGGCCGTTAACGCCGGGTGCCTTGAGAAGGCCGGGGCCGCGGTGATGATAAGGCAGGACAAGCTTACGGGCGCCACACTCGCCGAGGCCATAAAAAGGCTCTACTACGACCGCCAGGCATTGAGGCTCATGCGGGAAAGGTCGAAGGCAATGGGCAGGCCCAGGGCCGCGCAGGAAATAGCGGAAAACTTCTTGAGACTACTACCACAAGGGGCGGCTTAA
- a CDS encoding FtsQ-type POTRA domain-containing protein: MKRVIKKRNRRLKEPFRLRADRAVRKTLRVLAFALPLPLLAFGSWWAHGKLMTSGYFSISGISVTGAERVTEEEVIGLSGLKEGQNLFSFSKDQVISSLKANAWIESASIDRKLPDKVVIEITERRPAVFVKTDGLYLMDARGIIFKRYSAEDEGLDLPVVTGFLPERLGEKEDEIEGSLLELISLLNNRSGFNITGVSEISVDPAHGLSIFTLDEGVRLDVGLDGFEEKLLSFERILGTRDGVLRGIEAFDLNNHREVVVRFATDVVKRGGEANGEKG, encoded by the coding sequence ATGAAGAGGGTAATCAAAAAAAGGAACAGAAGGCTTAAGGAGCCCTTCAGGCTTCGGGCCGACCGCGCTGTAAGGAAGACCTTGAGGGTCCTTGCCTTCGCGCTCCCCCTCCCGCTTCTCGCCTTCGGCTCATGGTGGGCGCATGGGAAGCTTATGACCTCCGGCTATTTCAGCATAAGCGGCATAAGCGTAACAGGAGCGGAGAGGGTCACGGAAGAGGAGGTAATAGGGCTTTCAGGCCTCAAGGAGGGGCAGAACCTCTTCTCTTTCTCCAAGGACCAGGTCATATCGAGCCTGAAGGCCAACGCCTGGATAGAGTCCGCGAGTATCGACAGAAAGCTCCCGGACAAGGTCGTTATAGAGATAACCGAGAGGCGGCCCGCGGTATTCGTAAAGACGGACGGTTTGTACCTTATGGACGCGCGCGGGATAATATTCAAGAGGTACTCGGCGGAGGACGAGGGGCTTGATCTCCCGGTCGTGACCGGCTTCCTTCCCGAGAGGCTTGGAGAGAAAGAAGACGAGATAGAAGGCAGTCTCCTTGAGCTCATATCTTTGTTGAATAACCGGAGCGGTTTCAATATAACAGGCGTATCGGAGATAAGCGTCGACCCGGCGCACGGGCTTTCGATATTCACGCTCGACGAAGGTGTGAGGCTCGATGTAGGCCTGGACGGGTTCGAGGAGAAGCTCCTCTCCTTCGAGAGGATACTCGGGACAAGAGACGGGGTGCTCCGGGGCATAGAGGCTTTCGACCTCAACAACCACCGCGAGGTGGTGGTGAGGTTCGCAACCGACGTTGTAAAGAGAGGCGGTGAGGCGAATGGCGAAAAGGGATAA
- the ftsZ gene encoding cell division protein FtsZ has product MIEMDENFNSGAKLKVIGVGGCGGNAVNTMIESGLDGVEFMTANTDSQALEKSLASIRVQLGGSLTKGLGAGANPEVGRNAALESKDHLMEAVRGADMVFVTAGMGGGTGTGAGPIVAEAAREAGALVVAVVTKPFAFEGQKKMRQAEEGLKRLREVVDTVITIPNQRLLSVANKNTSLKDAFRRADEVLLQAVRGISDVITIPGLVNVDFADVRTIMSEMGQALMGSGSARGENRAAEAARKAISSPLLEDISISGAKGILINITGSSDMTIHDVDEASSLIHEEAHEDANIIFGAVIDESMGEEVRVTVIATGFGREGRQKEVIAPAMVLDDNLDVPTVLRKGLDRGGYELKSTEIRRLGKLGGFNVDDEDLYDTPTFLRKQAD; this is encoded by the coding sequence GTGATTGAAATGGACGAGAACTTCAACAGCGGCGCGAAACTCAAGGTCATCGGGGTCGGGGGCTGCGGCGGGAACGCCGTGAACACCATGATAGAGAGCGGTCTTGACGGGGTCGAGTTTATGACGGCCAATACCGACAGCCAGGCTCTCGAAAAATCACTCGCAAGCATAAGGGTGCAGCTCGGCGGAAGCCTCACAAAGGGCCTCGGCGCGGGCGCAAACCCCGAGGTCGGCAGGAACGCGGCCCTTGAGAGCAAGGACCATCTCATGGAGGCCGTGCGGGGAGCGGACATGGTATTCGTCACCGCCGGAATGGGCGGGGGCACAGGGACCGGCGCGGGCCCCATAGTCGCCGAGGCCGCGAGGGAAGCGGGCGCGCTAGTGGTCGCGGTCGTCACCAAGCCCTTCGCCTTCGAGGGCCAGAAGAAGATGAGGCAGGCCGAGGAAGGCTTGAAAAGGCTCCGCGAAGTCGTCGATACCGTAATCACCATCCCGAACCAGAGGCTCCTTTCCGTCGCGAACAAGAACACCTCCCTCAAGGACGCGTTCAGGAGGGCCGACGAGGTGCTCCTGCAGGCCGTACGCGGAATATCCGACGTCATCACCATCCCGGGGCTCGTGAACGTGGATTTCGCCGACGTCCGCACCATCATGTCCGAGATGGGGCAGGCCCTCATGGGAAGCGGCTCCGCAAGGGGCGAGAACAGGGCCGCCGAGGCCGCAAGAAAGGCCATCTCCTCGCCTCTCCTCGAGGACATCTCCATCAGCGGCGCCAAGGGCATACTCATAAACATCACCGGCTCCTCGGACATGACCATCCATGACGTTGACGAGGCGTCGAGCCTCATACACGAGGAGGCGCACGAGGACGCGAACATCATTTTCGGCGCGGTCATCGACGAGTCGATGGGCGAGGAGGTCAGGGTCACGGTTATCGCCACCGGCTTCGGCAGGGAAGGCCGCCAAAAAGAGGTGATCGCCCCTGCCATGGTCCTCGACGACAACCTCGACGTGCCGACGGTATTGAGGAAAGGCCTTGACAGGGGCGGCTATGAGCTGAAGAGCACGGAGATAAGGAGGCTCGGCAAGCTCGGCGGCTTCAACGTGGACGACGAGGACCTTTACGATACGCCGACGTTCCTCCGGAAGCAGGCGGACTGA
- the ftsA gene encoding cell division protein FtsA has product MAKRDNIIVGLDIGTTKICAIVGEKTREGVEIIGIGTHPSKGLRKGVVVNIESTVESIRKAVEEAELMAGCEINRVYCGIAGGHIRAFNSHGVIAIKNREINQADIDRVIEAAQAVVIPPDREVIHVIPQEYIVDDQEGIQEPLGMIGIRLEVKVHIVTAAVTSAQNIVKCANKAGLDVADIALQQIASSEAVLNPDEREIGVVLVDIGGGTTDIALYHGGTIKYTTVISLGGNQVTGDISVGLRTTANEAEKLKREHGCAMTAMVSRDDVMEVQSVGGNTSKTVSRYMLCEIIEPRIEEIFQLVKREIMKSGYENLVSSGVVLTGGTAAMEGITELAEQVFNLPVRRGLPIGITGLVDVVKGPMYSTGVGLVLYGGRHLNGTQFMRGSDSTLFNKLSTRMKGWMKEFF; this is encoded by the coding sequence ATGGCGAAAAGGGATAACATAATCGTCGGGCTCGACATAGGCACGACCAAGATCTGCGCCATAGTGGGCGAGAAGACCCGGGAGGGGGTCGAGATAATCGGGATAGGCACCCACCCCTCCAAGGGGCTCCGTAAGGGCGTGGTCGTGAATATCGAGAGCACGGTCGAGTCCATCCGGAAGGCGGTTGAAGAGGCAGAGCTCATGGCCGGGTGCGAGATAAACAGGGTCTACTGCGGCATAGCCGGCGGCCACATACGCGCCTTCAACAGCCACGGCGTCATCGCGATAAAGAACAGGGAGATAAACCAGGCCGACATAGACCGCGTGATAGAGGCGGCCCAGGCGGTCGTCATACCCCCTGACAGGGAGGTGATACACGTCATCCCCCAGGAATACATAGTGGACGACCAGGAGGGCATACAGGAGCCGCTGGGCATGATAGGGATACGGCTCGAGGTGAAGGTGCACATAGTCACGGCCGCGGTCACCTCCGCGCAGAACATCGTAAAATGCGCGAACAAGGCCGGGCTCGACGTCGCGGACATCGCGCTCCAGCAGATAGCGTCGAGCGAGGCGGTCCTCAATCCCGATGAGAGGGAGATAGGCGTCGTGCTGGTCGACATAGGCGGCGGAACGACCGACATTGCCCTTTACCACGGCGGCACAATAAAGTATACTACGGTAATTTCACTCGGCGGAAATCAGGTCACGGGCGACATCTCCGTTGGATTGCGCACTACCGCGAACGAGGCGGAGAAGCTCAAGCGCGAGCACGGGTGCGCCATGACCGCCATGGTATCGAGGGACGACGTCATGGAGGTCCAGAGCGTCGGCGGGAACACCTCGAAGACCGTCTCCAGGTACATGCTTTGCGAGATAATCGAGCCGAGGATAGAGGAGATATTCCAGCTCGTAAAGCGCGAGATAATGAAGTCCGGGTACGAGAACCTGGTCTCCTCGGGGGTCGTCCTCACGGGCGGTACGGCCGCGATGGAAGGCATAACCGAGCTCGCGGAGCAGGTCTTCAACCTCCCGGTGAGGCGGGGGCTCCCCATCGGGATAACCGGGCTCGTGGACGTGGTGAAGGGCCCCATGTACTCGACGGGCGTGGGTCTCGTCCTCTACGGAGGCAGGCACCTTAACGGCACCCAGTTCATGAGGGGCTCCGACAGCACCCTCTTCAACAAGCTCTCAACGAGGATGAAAGGCTGGATGAAGGAGTTCTTCTAA
- the murC gene encoding UDP-N-acetylmuramate--L-alanine ligase, with the protein MNGIAEVLVNMGYKVTGSDLAESETTRRLKSLGVTIFIGHREENVVGSDCVVYSSAVKKENPEIREAESRQIPIIPRAEMLAELMRMKYGIAIAGTHGKTTTTSMVSMILAAANMDPTIVTGGKLNSLGANAKLGGGDFLVAEADESDGSFLKLSPTIAVVTNIDREHMDHYRDMEEVRGAFLNFMNKVPFYGCAVICLDHPVIQGLIPKITRRFRSYGLTAQADFHAKKITPDGMRTSFEVWNGGTRLGEITLNMPGEHNVYNSLAAVAVARELEIPFERIKAGLEGFTGVERRFHLRGEAAGITVVDDYGHHPEEIKAVLKAARSGWTRRVVAVFQPHRFTRTRDLFDEFLSAFNDAEKLIITEVYPAGEERIEGASGEALYKGVKAYGHKDVSYVPDIAKLPEHLSGVVEPGDMVITLGAGDVWKAGVAFVNTLKSRAGA; encoded by the coding sequence ATGAACGGCATCGCCGAGGTCCTCGTTAATATGGGGTACAAGGTGACCGGCTCGGACCTCGCCGAGAGCGAGACCACGAGGAGGCTAAAAAGCCTGGGCGTGACCATTTTTATAGGCCACAGGGAAGAAAACGTCGTCGGCTCCGACTGCGTCGTCTATTCCTCTGCCGTGAAAAAGGAGAACCCGGAGATAAGGGAGGCCGAATCCCGCCAGATACCCATAATCCCCAGGGCCGAAATGCTCGCCGAGCTCATGCGGATGAAGTATGGGATAGCCATAGCCGGCACGCATGGGAAGACCACGACGACCTCGATGGTATCGATGATACTCGCGGCGGCGAACATGGACCCGACCATTGTCACGGGCGGGAAGCTCAATAGTCTCGGCGCGAACGCGAAGCTCGGGGGCGGGGACTTCCTCGTGGCCGAGGCTGACGAGAGCGACGGGAGCTTCCTTAAGCTTTCGCCCACCATAGCCGTCGTCACGAACATCGACAGGGAGCACATGGACCACTACCGCGACATGGAGGAGGTCAGGGGCGCGTTCCTCAATTTCATGAACAAGGTCCCCTTCTACGGGTGCGCGGTCATATGCCTGGACCATCCGGTCATACAGGGGCTCATACCGAAGATAACGAGGAGGTTCAGGTCCTACGGGCTCACGGCCCAGGCCGACTTCCACGCGAAGAAGATAACGCCGGACGGCATGAGGACCTCTTTCGAGGTCTGGAACGGCGGCACGCGCCTGGGAGAGATAACTCTCAATATGCCGGGCGAGCACAACGTCTACAACTCGCTTGCGGCGGTCGCCGTGGCAAGGGAGCTCGAGATACCTTTCGAGAGGATAAAGGCCGGGCTCGAAGGATTTACCGGCGTTGAAAGGCGTTTCCACTTGAGGGGAGAGGCCGCCGGTATAACCGTGGTCGACGACTACGGGCACCACCCCGAGGAGATTAAGGCGGTCCTCAAGGCCGCGAGAAGTGGCTGGACGAGGAGGGTCGTGGCCGTATTCCAGCCGCACAGGTTCACGAGGACCAGGGACCTCTTTGACGAGTTCCTCTCCGCCTTCAACGACGCGGAGAAGCTAATTATCACCGAGGTCTATCCAGCTGGCGAGGAAAGGATCGAGGGCGCATCGGGCGAAGCGCTCTATAAGGGCGTAAAGGCCTACGGCCACAAGGACGTATCATACGTCCCCGATATAGCGAAGCTCCCGGAGCATCTATCCGGCGTAGTCGAGCCCGGAGACATGGTCATAACGCTCGGGGCCGGCGACGTCTGGAAGGCCGGGGTGGCATTCGTAAATACGCTTAAGAGCAGGGCGGGCGCGTAG
- the murB gene encoding UDP-N-acetylmuramate dehydrogenase, which yields MQYSLFFIQRFKGKVLFNVPMSEHTSFRIGGPADVMAFPQDEGDLKDLVAFAESKGFQFHVLGAGTNLLVRDGGVRGIVVNMCEGFKDTSWLDDGKAIVGAGVKLPELVTQARDRGFSGLEFAVNIPGTVGGAVMMNAGAYGGEMADVVEGIEVIGRKGQKGFIPKSELNFSYRRAELPKGAIVTRAHMRFRKSDPEEIKGRMAEFRERRKASSAIHSPNAGSIFKNPEGKIAGKLIEEAGLKGERSGGAMVSEAHANYIVNTGGAKAKDVLTLMALIRDRVFSSKGIVLEPEIKVIGED from the coding sequence ATGCAGTATTCGTTATTCTTCATACAGCGCTTCAAGGGCAAGGTGCTTTTCAACGTGCCCATGAGCGAGCACACTTCGTTCAGGATAGGCGGCCCGGCTGACGTCATGGCCTTCCCGCAGGACGAGGGAGACCTTAAGGACCTCGTTGCCTTTGCCGAGTCCAAGGGCTTCCAGTTCCACGTACTTGGCGCGGGCACGAACCTCCTCGTGAGGGACGGCGGCGTGCGGGGCATAGTAGTAAATATGTGCGAGGGCTTCAAGGACACGAGCTGGCTCGACGACGGCAAGGCCATCGTCGGAGCCGGGGTGAAGCTTCCGGAGCTCGTTACGCAGGCCAGGGACAGGGGCTTTTCCGGGCTCGAATTCGCGGTCAACATCCCCGGGACAGTGGGCGGCGCGGTAATGATGAACGCCGGCGCATACGGCGGCGAGATGGCCGATGTGGTCGAAGGCATAGAGGTGATAGGCAGGAAGGGGCAGAAGGGCTTCATTCCAAAAAGCGAGCTCAATTTTTCATACAGGAGGGCCGAGCTCCCGAAGGGGGCGATAGTCACAAGGGCCCATATGCGTTTCCGGAAGAGCGACCCCGAGGAGATAAAGGGGAGGATGGCGGAGTTCAGGGAGAGGAGAAAGGCCTCGAGCGCGATCCATTCCCCGAACGCGGGCTCCATATTCAAGAACCCCGAGGGCAAGATAGCCGGGAAGCTCATAGAGGAGGCGGGCTTGAAGGGCGAGCGCTCGGGCGGGGCCATGGTCTCCGAGGCGCACGCAAACTACATAGTGAATACCGGCGGGGCAAAGGCAAAGGACGTGCTCACGCTCATGGCGCTCATAAGGGACAGGGTCTTTAGCTCGAAGGGCATCGTGCTCGAGCCCGAGATAAAGGTAATAGGGGAGGATTAG
- a CDS encoding D-alanine--D-alanine ligase: MRPGILKKKKIGVLMGGTSEEREISLKTGSAVLGALLEKGYRAVAIDAGKDLPAKLRAGKIDVAFIALHGRHGEDGCVQGLLEVMGIPYTGSGVRASAMAMDKVVAKKVMESHGVSTPKSLVYSGKGAVTLRPPLVVKPACQGSAIGVSIVKGRSGLKKALELAESFRGGVLVEKYIEGRELTIGILDGTALPTIEIRPRKGGFYDYKAKYTKGMTDFLVPAPIAKAVDKRAAKEALAAYRALGCSGAARVDLMLGGNGTPYVLEVNTVPGMTELSLLPRAAEAAGMDYPALVEEILKGAGLDKY, from the coding sequence TTGAGGCCCGGGATACTGAAAAAGAAGAAGATAGGCGTCCTCATGGGCGGGACCTCCGAGGAGAGGGAGATTTCCCTCAAAACAGGCAGTGCCGTCCTGGGCGCGCTCCTTGAAAAGGGTTACAGGGCCGTTGCAATCGACGCGGGCAAAGACCTCCCGGCGAAGCTCAGGGCCGGGAAGATAGATGTGGCATTCATAGCGCTTCACGGCCGCCACGGGGAGGACGGCTGCGTGCAGGGCCTCCTCGAGGTAATGGGCATACCATACACCGGCTCGGGCGTAAGGGCCTCTGCCATGGCGATGGACAAGGTAGTCGCCAAGAAGGTGATGGAGAGCCACGGCGTGTCTACCCCGAAGTCTCTCGTCTATAGCGGCAAGGGCGCGGTTACGCTAAGGCCTCCGCTCGTCGTAAAGCCCGCGTGCCAGGGCTCGGCAATAGGCGTAAGCATCGTAAAGGGAAGGTCCGGGCTTAAAAAGGCCCTGGAGCTTGCAGAAAGCTTCCGCGGCGGCGTGCTCGTCGAGAAGTACATAGAAGGAAGAGAGCTTACGATAGGCATACTGGACGGCACGGCCCTTCCGACCATAGAGATAAGGCCCAGAAAGGGCGGCTTTTACGATTACAAGGCCAAGTACACGAAGGGTATGACCGATTTCCTGGTCCCTGCGCCGATTGCGAAGGCGGTAGATAAAAGGGCGGCCAAAGAGGCGCTTGCCGCATACCGGGCGCTCGGGTGCTCGGGCGCTGCCAGGGTGGATTTGATGCTCGGCGGAAACGGTACCCCTTATGTGCTGGAGGTTAACACGGTCCCGGGTATGACCGAGTTGAGCCTCCTTCCGAGGGCTGCCGAGGCGGCCGGCATGGATTACCCCGCTCTGGTCGAGGAGATATTGAAGGGCGCGGGGCTGGATAAGTACTGA